CCCAACACCTGCCCTCCCCGCACCATCTTCTGGGAGCACCAGAGAAACCGCGCTGCCCTGACGGACAAATTCAAGCTGGTGGCTCCCAACCGGGGTCCCTGGCAGGTTTACGACATCAGGGACAGGACGGAACAAAATAACCTGGCTCCCCAGCACAAGGCTCTGGTGGAACAACTCTCCGGGCAGTACAGGAAGTGGGCGCAGGAAACGCATGCCGAATAATCCCCCCACTCCCGCAAGTCAGGAAAAACCTGCCAGAACCGGAACACCTCCCTTCTCCGGCCTCCCCGGTTGAAACGCCTCTTGCGGAAAAATCGTGATTAATCCGGAGCCATTCCCCTTTCGAACGGCCCTTACTGGAAACTCTCCGGAAACTGTTTCTCCGGACACCCGGAATACATCCAGAGGAAGTTCCCGTTAAAGAAAACGGCATTATTAAACAAATCTCCGGGACTTCTGCCTTTCATCGGAAAACGCAGAGACGGGCTTTTCCAAAAGCGCGGTTCCTCCGGGAAAAACACCGCCCCCGTCTGAAGAACGTTCATGCAAGCGTTATCTTCCCCGGAACAACAGATGTACAGGACTCCAAGGAAGAAGAAACAGCGCAAAAAATACCTTTCTCGTTACTTTATCAAAATAAAAATTCACGAAATAGTGAATAATTTGCAGAAAACGAAATTTATTCGCAGTTCCATGAAAAGCAGCCCATTCCTCCTTGCAAGGCGGTGTGCACCTCTGTCTTTATTCTCCCGACCTTTCGGGAGATACTGTCCACCTGACAAGATTTCCTCACTGGCTGGAGACATGAAAAAAGAAAGGAAAAAAGCACATGCCGGATCAGTAATTCCTCCGTGATTTTATCATCCCTTATATTTTCATTCTCAATAATTCTCACAAAAAGCCCCCTTGGACCGGAATTCATGAAAAAACTGCTGTTCCGTCAAGTGTGCATCGCGCAGTTTCCCTTGACAAACAGCCTGCCGATCTTCTTCCCTTCCCTTGCAAAAGTTGCAAGGATGAGACCTGTTTTTACCGCTGCGTTTCCAAAACCGACAATTCTTCCTTTTTTCTAACAATTATTGAAACTACAGAAGCATTCCGTTTCAAGATGATATAGTATTAGAATACTTCTAAATTAAGAAAAACTCATTGATTATAAATACAGTTTAATTAAACTTTCATGAGTCTTCTTTCAGATGAATACTCCATTCTTCATATTCAAATCTTAAATTATTTTTACAATATGGAATATTTTTGAGATATAAGCACCGAAGATTTTTTTAAATGTATTTTGCGCAGAATGCCCCCCTGAATTTCCTCTCTCCTGCATGTCGCCATGTCTAAAGAAACCAATAACTCTTTCCTTAAAAAAGCGAACATATTCCAGCCCATTCTGGTGATCTTCATCTCCATCGTCGGCGGTACGCCGATAGAAAACGGTCATACCGGAAAAATCATTATTCTCATCATTCTGGGTCTTGCCTTCATCGTCTGGCATGTGGAATGCCAGCTCATGCTCAATAAAAAAGGGGATGAAGAAGAACAGTCCTGCATCCGCAAACGCCAGACTGCGGCCCTCTATGAAAAGGCATGTACCGCCCTCAGCAAAGAATATGAAAACTTTGCCAACAAATTGGACGGCTCACGGGAGATGCCCTGGGACTTCGGCCAGGGAAGCGGTTTCCTGTGCTCCACGATTGCCGCCGCATTGGCGGAATATAAAAAATCCCTCATTTTCGAAGTGCTTTACATCAAGGCGGAAAAGACGGGAGATCAAACTCTGCTCAGCGTAGCTGGATACGCCCAGGGAGACCATAATGACGGTACTCCGTCCATTCTGGCACAACTGCCGCGGCCGGTCACCAATACCCCTTCCATGCTGGATGAACAGCTATTCCTGGAGCACCGTCTCAATCCCCTGGTTCTCTCCACGCCCCGTCAGGTGGCGCGCTTTTTCTTCCGCAAGCGCAACCAGCCTCCGGAGAAAAAATATCTGCAATACATTGCCGTTCCCGTGGTGTGCCACAGGAATGAAATCGTGGGCCTGATTGAAGTGGCCGTGAAGAAAACCCCGCTTCTGTCTCCGCCCGTGGTCTTGGAAGACCATGAACTGGCCGTTGTCAAATCATGGCTGTATCACCTGAAAAACCACTTTCTGCTGTTTCATAAAATAGAAAAAAGCCTGGCCGGAAAGGCAAGCCGCCCGGACTTTCCGGAAGACCGGGATTCCTGCGCCTGATGTCCGGTTCCGCTGGTTCATTCAGAAAACAGGGCCTTGAGGAACATTTTCATAAGCCTTCCGGCCCGTATAACCGATAAAAAAACTCCGCGGGGAATGATTCCCCGCGGAGTTTCAATTTGGAAAAGAGATGGTACTTGGACCGGGACTCGAACCCGGGACCAATAGATTAAAAGTCTACTGCTCTACCAACTGAGCTACCCAAGCACTTTACCCTTGCTGGAAGGGCGGGAGCAGTAAACACCACCTTTCTGCACATGGCAAGAGCAAAATGGGGCACGGAATGAAAAAAAATCAGGACTCCATGCAGGCCTGCCACCGGGTGCGCCATTCCGCCGGAATGCGTACGGGACGGCCCTGGGGCATTTGCACGAAGGCGAGCTTCTGATGCGCTCTCACCAGCAAATCGTCGTTGGAAGCGCGGCGCATCTCGAAATCACACCAGAAACTGGTCCTTTCCACGGACTCAAGCCACCCCGTCGTCACAATCGTATCCCCCAGCACGGCAGGCCGAACATAGTCGATTTCATGACGCACCACCACGGTGAACTGCTGGAGGTCGCCCATGATTTTATAGTCCATGCCCAGCTTTACCCCCAACTTGGTACGGCAGGCTTCAATCATGCGCAGATAGGCCAGATTGTGGACCACGCCTCCGCAATCCGTATCATAAAACATGACCTCGTCTTTCGTTTGAAACGCCAGCTCCGGATTCATGGTCTCATTGTAGGAAGGATGAAGAGGCCTTGAAAGAAAATTCCGGTTCAGCCATGCCATGCGTGATGCGTGCGCGCCAGGGTCAGTACGCAGACGGAAGAGGCTCCGGCGCGGAGCAGCAGGCGGGAGCACGCGTCCGCCGTGGCCCCGGTGGTGAACACATCGTCCACCAGAAGAATGTCCCGGCCCCTGACGGGACGGCGTTTCAACCTGCTTTCATGCACGGCGTATATTTTCCGGGCGTGCCTGAGGCGCTGCTCCCGTGCCAGGCTTGCCTGGGGCATCCGGTCCGGCAGGCGTTTCAACACACGGCTGACGGCCCAGCCAAGCTCCTTCCCCAGCAGCACGGCCAGTTCCTCCGCCTGGTTGTATCCCCTCCGGACAAGTTTGAGCCGGTGCATGGGGACCGGGACCAGCAGGCACTCCCTCCCTCCGAACCAGTGGCGGTTTTCGCGCACGGCTTCCGCCATCATCCCGGCAAAAGTCCCGGCCAGATGCAGGGCTCCGGCATATTTGAAGGAAAGGAGCAGTTCCCTCAGTTCTCCGTCATTGACGTACACGGCGCGCGCCTCCTCAAAGGAGGGGGCGTCCACGGCACAGCGGGCACACATCCCGCCGGGAATGAAGGAACCCTCCGCCGGCTCCCCGCAAACGGCGCAGAAGGGCGGCTCTATCGGAATAAAACGCTTCCGGCATGCCGGGCAGACGTATCTTCCGTCCGGGCAGCGGCAACCGCATAGCTCACAGACAAAAGGATATACCCAGGAAGTCCATTCCCTGAATATTCCCGCCAGCATTCCCCCACGTATCAAAAGCTCCCGGGAAAACCCGCTATTCATTCTCCTCATCCGGAGAGACGGCGGATTCTTCCTCCGGCATGTCTTCCAGAAGCTTGTCAATGGCCTCAATCAGACGCCACGGGCAGCGCTTGCGCTGGTATTTGCGCCACAGCAGGTCGCGCAGGGTAATCCAGAGGTCACGCGTAAATTCCACCTGTTCCCATTCCACATCGTCGCGTTCCGCACGGCCCACCTTGGGGGCGCATTCCAGCTTCCACTTGTTGGCGTGGTGGCATGCCCTGTACACCAGGGTTCCTTCATCCGTGCGTTCTTTCCACGTGTGAACTTCCATGCGGGCGAGTGTGCAGGGAGATTCCTTCCGGGTAAAGCGGAATTTTTGCTAGTCATCCGCCCCCGCGGGATTAGTATGGCCCCTGTCATGAACGACACTGAAATGATTGAATGCCACGAGCCTGCCCTCCAGATGCAGCGCCTCATCTCCATCATGAAGCGCCTACGCGCGCCGCAAGGCTGCCCCTGGGACGCCGAACAGACACACAAATCGCTGATCACCAACATGATTGAGGAAGCGTACGAGGCTGTGGACACAATCCAAAGGGACGACTGGCAACAAATGCGGGAGGAACTGGGCGACGTGCTGCTTCAGGTCGTTTTTCACGCGGAAATCGCCCAGGAAAACGGACGGTTCGATTTCAATGACGTGGCCGCCGAAGTCAGTGAAAAGCTCATCCGCCGCCACCCCCACGTATTCGCCAGCTCCCGGGCGGATACGACGGACGCCGTCCTGACCCAGTGGGACAAAATCAAAAGACAGGAAAAAGGGGCGGAAGCCACCCCCTACCTGCACGGCACGGGCAAGGGGCTGCCCGCCCTTCTCCGGGCCTGGAAACTTCAGAAAAAAGCCGCGAAAGCCGGGTTTGACTGGCCGGACGCCCAGGGAGCCCTGGACAAGGTGAAGGAAGAAACGGCTGAATGCGAGGAGATACTGCCCCTGCCGGAAGAAGACCCGCGCCTCACGGAAGAACTGGGGGACCTGCTGTTTTCCGTGGTGAACCTGTGCCGCAAAAAGGGAATAGACCCGGAAGTGGCCATGGCGGGCGCCAACAAAAAGTTCGAACGGCGTTTCAATGAAATGGAACGCCTGCTGGCCAGGGACGGCCTCACACTGGACCAGGCGGACCTGGACGCCATGGAAGCCCGCTGGCAGCAGGCGAAATCCGCCGAATAACGGAGTTCCCAGCTATTTCTCTTCCGGGAATCGCGTTTCTCTCCGCGGTTCCCGGATTTTTTATGCGCCGCTCTCCCGGCCCTGAATCCGAAGGGAAACAGGGAGAACAGGAGCCCGGCGGCCGCTCAATGCCTGCGGCGGCGCAGCAAAAGCACCCCCAGCCCCAGAAGGCCCAGTGCGGCGGAGGCGGGTTCGGGAACCGGACGCACCAGCGTAACCACACCGTCATTCATCCAGGTGCCTTCATTGTCCAGCACGAAACCGGCATTTTTCAGAGCGGTATCGTACAGCACACAGACCGTGGAGAAATCGGCGTTGGAAGCGCTGCCCAAAAGGTCCCTGTCACACAGGACAAAGTTGATGGTGCTCACCCGGGAGGCCGTCAACTGGTCAATCAAGTTGCCGCTGCATTCCGTAAGCAGCAGATTCACCCCTCCGGAAAAGTCCAGGGATGCCTGTCCCGTTCCGGTGATCAGCGCATTGGTCGTCCAGGTGGAGGCATTTGTCATGGAGAAATTGCCGTCTGCATAGCTGATGTTCAGGCCGGCAACGGAAGAGGCCGCGGAAGAAACGGTGAGGGAGGAAAATTCCCCCATCCTGATGCCGGAGTCCACAGCATGAATCAGCATGTCGGTGATGACGGCCTGCTGCCCCGCGGCGACATCCAGCAGAGACCCGGAAAACTCCGTATGGGAGAGGGTGGCTCCGGTCCTGACATCCACATTCACGCCATGGAACAGGGCGCGGTCCGCGGAACTTCCGCCCCGGACAATGCCGTACCCGCCGGAGGACCCGAACGAAGCCCCGGCCACGGAGGAGGAACCCGCCCCGGTCCGCGCCGTCACCGTCACGGAGGCATCCGCCGGGGAAGAAGAGTTCAGCGTATTGACAGAGGCCCCGATCCCTTTCAGCTCCACGGAACTGACGTAGGAAACAACCCCGGCCTTGACGTCCAGCCGGGAGTCCGCCCCTTGCAGAACAACTCCGGCCTTCGTGTTGAGGGCTTCCGCATGGGCCAGTTCCAGGGCGGCATGGTCCGTCACGCGGAAAGTGCCGTCCCAGGTATTGGCGCCTCCCAGCACCACGCGGCCATTCCGTTCGGCGTTGTCGTTCCTGATGCTGATGGTCCCGGAGGTTTTGCCGGGCTTGATTTCCCCGTTGAAGGTCATCACATGACTGTCCCCGGACGCGGTCATGGTGTCCGGATCATATCCGGTCGTGTCCAGTACGAAGTCCGCGCTCCCGGCGTCCACCACCATTTCATAAGTGGTGCTCCAGTCGGCATCCAGCATGCCCAACGTGCCCCCGCCATTCAGAAGAATCATGTTGCCGACCCTGGCAACGCCGTTTTCCGTATAAGCCGTTCCGGACAGGGAGCCGAACCCGCTGCCCAGCCGCAGCACGCCTCCGTCATTCACCTGCAAGTCATAATCATACACGTTTTTGGAACTTCCGCCCCCTACGACCAGATTGCCGTTTTCAGAAACATTCAATTCCCCCGTCAGGAAAAGCGTCTTCGCCACCCTGATGATCCCCTCCTGAATGTCCAGGCCTGCCAGGCGGGCGTTCCCGACAGTCTGGGAGAACGTTCCCGTCTTGATCAGGCTGATATAGCCGGAATCGTTCATCAGGCCGTTGTCGTACATATCCACATACCGCCCGAATCCCATGTCGCCATTGTAAACGCGGTCCTGCCTCTGGGTGGACAAATGCAGCGTGACGGAGGAATCCCTTCCGGCGCTTTTCTCCGCCGTAATGGCGGATTCCTCATCCATCCCCGCCACTCCGGCCAGGCTCCATTCATGGCCCTCATCCATGGGATAGAGGTGAAGCACCGTCGTTTTCGCTCCGTTCAAGCTCAGGTCAAAGGAGGCATGGTTCCACTTGTTCTGCGCCAGGGAGGCCTGCACCACCCCGCTGGCCCCGGCAGCCGCTCCCATGCTGACGGTTCCGGAAAAGCCGGAGCCGTCGTCCAGCCGGAAAACGCTATTGGCATGATCGGTGGAATCCTGCAAAAACAGGTTGGCGGCAGCACCGCCCTGAACCCGGGAAATCACGGCGCCGACCACCCTGTCCGTATGAGTCACCGTTACGCGGGAATCCTCAGCAACCGTCAACAGGTTGTTCAGGGACGCCACCTGCTGGACAAATCCGGAACTGGCATAATCCAGAGCCAGGGAAGTTCCGTCAAACATCCGTATTTCCCCCGTTCCCAGCGCGGAGGAGTCACGCATGACGATCCTGCCGCCATTGACTTCCGTTCCTCCGGAATAGGTGTTCGCCGTCTCTATCAGGAGCGTTCCCTTTCCATCCTTGGTCAGAATGGTTTTCCAGTCACTGCTTCCGTAATCGTCCGGCAGCGGGCCGTCGGCAATCATGCCTCCTCCGGCATGGGCCCGGAAAATGTAATTGACGTCGTCCTTGACCCGGATGGATGCGGGCCGCACCGTTCCCCTGATCTGCACGACGTTATATTCCTCTCCTCCGTCCATTTCCACAGCCCCCGTCTTTCCATCTCCCTCCCCGCCGAAGGCGACGTGATAAGAATCCCTGTAAAAACCGTTCACTCCCAGGTTCTTGTCCAGCCCCTCCAGCCAGTGGTCCCGGTCCGTTCCCTGGCCCTCCGCCTCCGTATTGGCAAACCAGACATTGTCCGTAGCTGCCACGGCCTCGTCATTTTCCCCGCTTTCCCCATTGTACCAGGTGCGGGTGGGGGTATTGGTGACGGTCATCACCAGATTCATGGAATCCTCCGTAATCTTGATGATGCCGAAATAGCCGCCGCCCACGGAAATCGTACGCGTCTGGAATCCTCCCAGGCTGCCGTTGACAAAAATGCCGTTTTCCGTGGTTACCAGGTAGTATTCCTTGTCAATCGTGCTCGTGCCGCTGAAGTTATATCCGGAAAAGCGCACCAGCACATCTCCGTCCAGATTCAGGCGGCCGGAATCCGCTATCCCCTCCACGCCCGTGATGGACAGCAGCGGATATTCCGCCTGTTCCACCGGAAGAATGTCACAGTCAAAATACAGGTAGGCCGAGTCGGAAATTGAAACGGAACCGTTCACCACGGCGGTTTCCGGCACTTGAATCACGCCGTCCCCGGCGGCCACTTCCCTGGAAGCGGAAGTGACGATGTGAAGAGCGTACCCGGAATTGATCGTCATGTTCCCCATCCCTTCGCCCCAGTCCTGCACAACGCCTCCGGAAGCCACGCCTTCCGTCACGCCCAGTTTCAGCGTAGTTCCTCCATGCAGGACGGCACTCGTATTTACCTTGAGATTGTTGAATCCGAGCGTTCCCTCCTGGAGGGTCAGATGGCGGACGGTGGCCGTGTGGATATATTGCGACCCTTTCCCCGCCTTGACCAGAGACAGCGTCTCCTTGCCGGCCGCAGTGACCTTCCCTGAAGAAGTGGAACCGTATGCGGAAGCCGTTCCGAAAACGCCGGCAAAATACAGTTCATCCGCCTCCCCCACATCAAGCGTCAGCGTACTGGTGGAATTGGTCAGAACGCGCAGGGTGTCCACTTCTCCGGCGATGGAATAGGCGCCGCCGTAGTATTCCGTGTCCTGCGTCTTGCCGATCAGGTCTCCCTGCAATCCCGCCAGAACGGAATCCGACCGGACCAGGAGAATGTGGTACAGGTCCATGCGCTCCTTGCCTTCAAAGGTGGTTCCGTTGTCGGAGGCATTCACCACATGCCCGCGCGTCAGGTTCACCCTGGCGTTCCTCAGAGCGTCGTCTTCTATGGAAAGCTGAACCGCTCCCGGCTTGCGGACGTCAAGGCGGTCGTTGTTGGCATTGGCATTGGCAGAGAATTTGGCCGTGGAATACAGGATGTAGTTGTCCAGCTTCACTGTGCCGCTGAAATCGGATTTTTCCCCTTCCGGCAGGTTTTCATCGCTTATGTGGAACATGCTCGCCCATTTGTCCGCCCCGTTGGACGTAGTGGAGGTATAGCCCATCAGCGTCAGCTCCCCATACCCGCTCAGCCTTCCTGTCAGACTCAGGGTGCGCCAGTGGCGGGAAGTCAGGTAGTCCCACTGGTAGCCGGAGTTGTTTTCCGAGTTTTCATCCCGTTCCGCCAGGGACATCGGAGAATAGCCGATGATAATCCGGGCCGAGTCCTTGGAGGAGGCGCCTATCTGAATGTCATTGGAAATTGTCGGATTGCGGTAGGAGCTGTCCAGTTCGTTCGCGAACGGATAATTGATGTAGAGCTGCGTCCCGTCCGCCATGCGGATGCTGCCGGAGCCAAGCGCTCCTTCACGCGCCGCAAGAATGCTGCCCTCCAGGATCTCCGTGCCTCCGGAAAACGTATTGCAGGTAGCCAGCGTCAGCATTCCCTGTCCCTCCTTGCGCAGACGGCCCGGAGTATCCGCCCCGGCATCCGCAATGCCGCCGCCTTCCGCCACCGCATGGAACCGGTAGCCCAGGCCGTCATTCGCCGCCTTGTCCACCGTTACCGTCATGCTGGAGATGCCCACCGTGCCGTCGATGTAAACGTCAAAGCTGTTGATGTCCTTTCCGGACAAGTCCTTCATGCCGAAGCAGACTTCCCGGTCTCCATTCCGAAACGTCAGGCCGCCCTCCCACGGGCTGCTGCCGGAAGAGCCGTCCGTCCATACATTGCCTTCCGTGGAGCCGGCGGCATTTCCCTGCCAGACGTAATAGGTGAATTTGTCCGTATCGAAAAAGGTTCCGGTCAGCGAGGAGGAATCCAGCCCGGTCAGCAGCATCTGCCACCTGTCGCTGCCCTGAACGTTCAGCGTAATGCCGCCGTACACG
This genomic stretch from Akkermansia biwaensis harbors:
- a CDS encoding acyl-CoA thioesterase, with the translated sequence MNPELAFQTKDEVMFYDTDCGGVVHNLAYLRMIEACRTKLGVKLGMDYKIMGDLQQFTVVVRHEIDYVRPAVLGDTIVTTGWLESVERTSFWCDFEMRRASNDDLLVRAHQKLAFVQMPQGRPVRIPAEWRTRWQACMES
- a CDS encoding ComF family protein, encoding MRRMNSGFSRELLIRGGMLAGIFREWTSWVYPFVCELCGCRCPDGRYVCPACRKRFIPIEPPFCAVCGEPAEGSFIPGGMCARCAVDAPSFEEARAVYVNDGELRELLLSFKYAGALHLAGTFAGMMAEAVRENRHWFGGRECLLVPVPMHRLKLVRRGYNQAEELAVLLGKELGWAVSRVLKRLPDRMPQASLAREQRLRHARKIYAVHESRLKRRPVRGRDILLVDDVFTTGATADACSRLLLRAGASSVCVLTLARTHHAWHG
- the mazG gene encoding nucleoside triphosphate pyrophosphohydrolase, translated to MNDTEMIECHEPALQMQRLISIMKRLRAPQGCPWDAEQTHKSLITNMIEEAYEAVDTIQRDDWQQMREELGDVLLQVVFHAEIAQENGRFDFNDVAAEVSEKLIRRHPHVFASSRADTTDAVLTQWDKIKRQEKGAEATPYLHGTGKGLPALLRAWKLQKKAAKAGFDWPDAQGALDKVKEETAECEEILPLPEEDPRLTEELGDLLFSVVNLCRKKGIDPEVAMAGANKKFERRFNEMERLLARDGLTLDQADLDAMEARWQQAKSAE
- a CDS encoding autotransporter-associated beta strand repeat-containing protein, with translation MLTVNDYKELKEKGGLLVQYPARQKKLWEGVTFYFENRTGRKVDAVLESADGHSGTGEAVHLVRISPSFPLKPGEEWHLRRELRSDELFNGKVAVSHIGQEYTFQDDNDAAVKLVHGVLANALVSGNSRPMMPVPSTGNHLHPSSPPPYHADAGKDGSRPSSGKDEEQDEEKQGDADGPEQEPLRQEVPACSAAGTWRNAAESLAAGADIVVPAGGAARPEEGYDGAVTMEGSGDIFLESSNVSDAGNKDKYYRMDINLAGGADSRVYLGFSNSTARTAFLQGRIAGTGTLVLENTSRARVSIFDLTGADMSGFSGTLETAAPRSKMDGNGNYNTPVQVQAAGDMHSTVVDLSLIRQGGTNPGDLDNWLTSGVGTPAYVVLKLEGDLSVAGLEGDTAGGSSRVTVGNGKTATLTVDNAEDHEFKGIIGGAGADGAYHAGTADRDSYTTGKVIEADGTGIINLVKKGTGTQTLYAAHLGSLDIQNGTLRIGEGGGITLKDGFSMSSGARLDIASGASLTLNGSARASELALMSIQSSGTITFGHELVMDMEGTLELDSSVQFSHGSMLTVNAPGPDAESGISRKLVSVTDGHALSLSEGVHKEIIRYAEGKDADGNRIYRDIDVYGGITLNVQGSDRWQMLLTGLDSSSLTGTFFDTDKFTYYVWQGNAAGSTEGNVWTDGSSGSSPWEGGLTFRNGDREVCFGMKDLSGKDINSFDVYIDGTVGISSMTVTVDKAANDGLGYRFHAVAEGGGIADAGADTPGRLRKEGQGMLTLATCNTFSGGTEILEGSILAAREGALGSGSIRMADGTQLYINYPFANELDSSYRNPTISNDIQIGASSKDSARIIIGYSPMSLAERDENSENNSGYQWDYLTSRHWRTLSLTGRLSGYGELTLMGYTSTTSNGADKWASMFHISDENLPEGEKSDFSGTVKLDNYILYSTAKFSANANANNDRLDVRKPGAVQLSIEDDALRNARVNLTRGHVVNASDNGTTFEGKERMDLYHILLVRSDSVLAGLQGDLIGKTQDTEYYGGAYSIAGEVDTLRVLTNSTSTLTLDVGEADELYFAGVFGTASAYGSTSSGKVTAAGKETLSLVKAGKGSQYIHTATVRHLTLQEGTLGFNNLKVNTSAVLHGGTTLKLGVTEGVASGGVVQDWGEGMGNMTINSGYALHIVTSASREVAAGDGVIQVPETAVVNGSVSISDSAYLYFDCDILPVEQAEYPLLSITGVEGIADSGRLNLDGDVLVRFSGYNFSGTSTIDKEYYLVTTENGIFVNGSLGGFQTRTISVGGGYFGIIKITEDSMNLVMTVTNTPTRTWYNGESGENDEAVAATDNVWFANTEAEGQGTDRDHWLEGLDKNLGVNGFYRDSYHVAFGGEGDGKTGAVEMDGGEEYNVVQIRGTVRPASIRVKDDVNYIFRAHAGGGMIADGPLPDDYGSSDWKTILTKDGKGTLLIETANTYSGGTEVNGGRIVMRDSSALGTGEIRMFDGTSLALDYASSGFVQQVASLNNLLTVAEDSRVTVTHTDRVVGAVISRVQGGAAANLFLQDSTDHANSVFRLDDGSGFSGTVSMGAAAGASGVVQASLAQNKWNHASFDLSLNGAKTTVLHLYPMDEGHEWSLAGVAGMDEESAITAEKSAGRDSSVTLHLSTQRQDRVYNGDMGFGRYVDMYDNGLMNDSGYISLIKTGTFSQTVGNARLAGLDIQEGIIRVAKTLFLTGELNVSENGNLVVGGGSSKNVYDYDLQVNDGGVLRLGSGFGSLSGTAYTENGVARVGNMILLNGGGTLGMLDADWSTTYEMVVDAGSADFVLDTTGYDPDTMTASGDSHVMTFNGEIKPGKTSGTISIRNDNAERNGRVVLGGANTWDGTFRVTDHAALELAHAEALNTKAGVVLQGADSRLDVKAGVVSYVSSVELKGIGASVNTLNSSSPADASVTVTARTGAGSSSVAGASFGSSGGYGIVRGGSSADRALFHGVNVDVRTGATLSHTEFSGSLLDVAAGQQAVITDMLIHAVDSGIRMGEFSSLTVSSAASSVAGLNISYADGNFSMTNASTWTTNALITGTGQASLDFSGGVNLLLTECSGNLIDQLTASRVSTINFVLCDRDLLGSASNADFSTVCVLYDTALKNAGFVLDNEGTWMNDGVVTLVRPVPEPASAALGLLGLGVLLLRRRRH